One Drosophila subpulchrella strain 33 F10 #4 breed RU33 chromosome 2R, RU_Dsub_v1.1 Primary Assembly, whole genome shotgun sequence genomic window, TTTCTGGGCATCTGCTTGGCTTGGCAAATGGTGAGGGCTTAAACTCAGTTTCAAACCACTTAATATCTTTATTATCCCGCAAGTTGGAGGCTCAGTTAGTTTACAAGCTCACCAAAGTAGAGTGCCAAGTTAATCAGACGCGTGTTAGCAATTTCTCATGCCACGTGAAGGCGATCAATTGGAATATGGCGTTGTTAAACATGGATGCCTTCGTGATTATCCCTTTACTGAATCCAGTTGTAAGACAATGTTAACATTTTACATAAAATCTAGTGTGAAAGATTAAATACTATGTTTTTCAGATTCGAACGCAGGTTTTTAAGAAGGATTACAGTAACCAGTATAAGCCCTTCCTAGTTGACGTTTCCATCAAAATATGCGAGGTGATTGAAAAAAGGAACTTCATACCTTATGGCGTCATTTTATTCAAGATTATGAAGCGTTTCACTAATGTAAACCACTCCTGTCCCTTTTCGGTATTTCTAAAGCACCGGGTTTTTCTTGTGAGATTGCCCTTAAAGTTTTGTTAATTGCAGGGACCGCTAACAGCCCGCAATGGATATCTAGACACCAGTCTTCTTCCGCCTTTTCCCCAAGGATTCTACCAAGTCAGTTTGATAGTTGTGGACTTCCATTCTACAAATAGGGACTATGTAGGCACTGTGAAGTTCTACCTACAAGTCATGGATCAcattaaaagcaaaaaaattCCGAGTGCATAGTTTTTGGGACGGCAGTTCACGTAGTGACAAGTCGCACATGAGAGTATATACGATTTTTATATAAACCGATTGGTATTGCATTactaaaaatttgtttattttacaTGAAACTCCAGAAATTGTGAAAAAAAATCATCACAATACAAAACTCCATCGAAAAGTTATTAAATGTacagaaattaaaaaaccaaTTCAATTCTAGGAATATTTTTACAGAACTACTTGATTGTTTCAAACCATCTAACACTGTTTGATTCATAGTGATTTAGGGCCGGTTTCTCGAGTTCCGGCTAAAATTTCTTAGACATATAAAGTCCTGTTGAGAGAATGTATTCTTTTAAGCGTGAATCTGAAAGCTAACTCCTTGTGGCACTTGCATCAttttacccgttactcgaagactaaaagggtataatgtattcgtcggaaagtatgtaattATGTATGTGTATATTCTTGgttaggatcactagccgagtcgatctagccatatccgtcttatcttatgtccgtctgttcgtatgaacgctgagatctcaaaAAATACCTATCTAAATGGTGAATTTCGTACCAATCGCCTGGCCATTTTAAAAGATATGACTGACTATTCCATCGATGATCAGGTATTATTATGTTCTGCGCGGCCGTTAATCATACAGTTTCgatataaacatattttaaatcgttttAGTGGATTTTCCAtaataaaatcattaaaatcCGCTCTGGTTCCGGTTTCTGGGCAGTTGCATTGCTCGGCAAATGGTGAGGTTTCGAAATAGTTTTAGGATAAAACTAAAGACTTTTATTATCCCGCAAGACGAAAGCTCAGTTGGGTTACTagtttaaacaaggaagaacgctgtagtcgagtacctcgactatcagatacgcgttactcagctaaagggaccaaaaggagattaagatatgcaagcagaacAGCGAGATTGttatgcgccacctacccgcgatctcaataaaTGGTTATATaggcggcagacagatttcAGCATTAGTAGATTTGGggtgcaaactttttttgagtcaatcggtaggtattgacaagatttcagttaaatttttatttctagcactgaaattgtgggcgccacaggcttgggcgacttgtgggcgttagagtgcgcGTGGCATATTCACGTAGCAAACGTTCGCTGtttacaaggctacggaatcaaATATCCGCGATCagatttacgattttttgaagcttgtcggcggtttgtgggcgtggcaaactttattgtttgttgttgggaTGTCGCATGCAGATTCTGTGGGTTCCTGCGTAGTTTGTTTCAGTCTTAAGTCTGTATGGCCCCacattgttaaaaatattgtttcagtataaatttaaattggttttgcTGAGCAATAGCTATCTAAATGCTGAGAATTGTACCAATCGCattgttattttaaatgttctgactaaattatatattaattcaacgataaaaaaaagaatagttatttaattaataacattttacatattttattttacactCGCCTTTTGTTAATCATGATGCAAGAATTTTTGAACCATGACTAGTATACATGTGTGTTCGGCGAAGAACTATCGTAGGAATTCCATCAGTCATTAGGCATTATGCTGAACGCGGCCATTGATCACTCGGTTTCGattaaaacatataattaATCGTTTTAATGGTTTTTCTATAATAAAGTCATTCAAATCCGCTCACTGTCAGTTGCGAAAATGAGATCCGCGGTGCTGGTTTTTCTGGGCATCTGCTTGGCTTGGCAAATGGTGAGGTTTTAAACTCAGTTTTAAAACACTTAATATCTTTATTATCCCGCAAGTTGGAGGCTCAGTTAACTTACAAGTTTACCAAAATTGAGTGCCTAGTCAATAAGACTCGGGTTAGTGACGTCACATGCCATGTTAAGCCGATCAATTGGAATATGGGTGTGATAAACGTGGATGCCTTCTTGATTATACCTTTACTAACTCCAGTTGTAAGACAATGGTTATATTTTCCATACAATCCGATGTAAAAGCCTTTATTTCCTAGTTTCGGGTGCAGTTTTTTAAGAAGGACTACAATAACCAGTACAAGCCATTCCTAGTTGACGTTACCATTAATATGTGCGAGGTGATTGAAAAAAGGAACTATATACCTTATGGCGTCATCGCGTGGAAGTTGTTGAAGCGGTTCACTAATGTTAACCACTCCTGCCCTTTTACGGTATTTCTAAAACACCGGATTTTTCGGTAGTAATAGtccttaaaatttttcaaactACAGGGCCAGGTAACGTGCCGCGACGGATATCTGGATACCAGTCTTATTCCACCGCTTCCCCATGGATTCTACCAACTCACTTTAACAGTTATGGATTTGAATTCTACCGATATGCACTATGTAGCCACAGTTAAGTATTTCCTACAAGCCATGGATCGGATTAAAAGCAGAAAAGTTCCCAGAGCATAATTGGATAGATCCAATAAATGTTCCAATTTTGACCGCTGATTTTAGATTAAAAACGTATAATAACAGTGATTTGGTCCAGTCCCCTCGCTAAGGTCGAAATAAAACTACGAAGCTAGCATATTACTtgttttcatatatttttctttcctCAGCGCGTTACATTTTCTTCGGGTTCAGAATCTGTTTGAGTCCACTTGTACATACTATGTTGTGTATATAGAgttcaataatatatatatgtatataattcttttgattaCATTAGTTACATTCGAAGCAAGACCGCTGCTGTTGTGGTTGTGTTTGCGCCTTGGATTTGGCCAGAACTGATTCCGAAATCAACTAGGACATACCTCGAAATAACCGAATGTTCAGAAATACTTCTCCTGTATACTTGTGTGTATGTACGCCTGTTAATTACCATAATTATGAGTTCTTAATTAATTTCTGTCTGCAATTCATTAAAGCggttgtaatatttaaattatggTTATGATATTGAATATATATCTCGTATTCGATAAACTAATCTATGTACAAACTCAAACTGAGCTGAGGGCTAAAGGCAAATGCATATTTGGATTATCGTCTCGGAAGGTTCCTCCGAGGGGATCGAAAAGGAAAAGCAAAGGTGAACGTAGTTTAACTGGATCGCTGCTTATCCTACAGACTGTACGCAATATTAGCAAAATATGGAATTAGCCTACGGTTTCCCCTTGTTTGTTTCTGTGTACTACTCGTGTATCGTGTATACTTTCCCTTGTTTCTCGGCTCTGCCCTGTTCGGATCTACGGATCTAGGGTTATCTGCCCTATAACGCTGCACCTATATACTCTCTTCGCTCTAGAAAACTTGTCTCGAAAAATTCTTTTGTGTGTTTTATGCTTGCAAAAATTTGAggtagttttattttatttttaaatttttttcctttGCTTCTCATGGATTCTTGTTTGATACTTATTACCATTAGTTTTAGATTTCTCCTTCTTCATTGTTTGCAGTACAAAGCGTTGAACAACTGGGGCGAAAGGCATCGAAAGACTAACCGAATGGAAGAGTCAACTAAGCTTGATCGGCGATTATCGTAAGAGTATTGCTTTAAATCATGTATATGGGCAGTGATCTAGAGATTCCCTGCCTGCTCTCTGGATATATGTGGATATACAcgtacatttatatatatttttcaatcTTCCTTATAAGCTTAAACTAGTTGGGGGGCACAGAGACGCATCTACAGCTACTTAAGACAACACACAGATATATTTGATATACTCGACTCTTGGCGAGCCATTATTGTGCAACAAAGGGAAAGTGCTCGAGCTGGAATTAGGGGTGTGGCATTAATAATTACTTCTGGCTCCGCTCATTTCGCACACTAAATTAATCAGTCGTTCTTAACAACTGTGTTCTTGTTGTTCATTACATTTTTGGCAGTGATGAGTACTCTTGTTTTCATGTTTTTCGGCTCTTGATTCAAAATTTACTTACTTTTAACACGTATAAATTCATTGGcatacaaaattataaattacgGTTACCGTTTCACTTTATATGCTTCGAATGTTGGGTTTGCCAATCGGATATGTACACAAAATAGAACAGTATGTGAAGGATCGTGGTTTTTCAGCATCGAAATCGCTTTCTGTTCGTCcgtaaaatcataaaaaatgaaaacataaGGGGTtcttttgttatattttcctTGTTGATTGTTGattttctttaactttattttgcGTATTTTACTTGGGTTTGCCTTGGCTAAGTTCTAAATGAATAGTTTTAATGTAAGTTTAAAAGCGAAACTAGTTAATATTATACTATTTACATTATGCATTATTGCCGTCTCCTCAAATCTTCACAAAACGAACTAGAGACGCTGATGAATTGGCGAAAGTTGCATTCGAATTCGATTTGCACTAAATTAATGGATAATCGTCTTGGGCTTGGGTCTAACTTAGGCTTAAAACTGTTTGCATTGCTGTTCGAGTTGAGTACAAAATGTTTTACAAATATTTCTCGTATTTTGTAGCGGTAAATGCTTCAAGTCTTGTGTTCTTCCACTCCACTTCACTATACTTAAACTAAAACTGCTCAGTTGTGTGCGTAGTTTTTCCGCTTTCAGTGTAAGTTTGGCCAGTTTCT contains:
- the LOC119549565 gene encoding uncharacterized protein LOC119549565, with the protein product MRSAVLVFLGICLAWQMLEAQLVYKLTKVECQVNQTRVSNFSCHVKAINWNMALLNMDAFVIIPLLNPVIRTQVFKKDYSNQYKPFLVDVSIKICEVIEKRNFIPYGVILFKIMKRFTNVNHSCPFSGPLTARNGYLDTSLLPPFPQGFYQVSLIVVDFHSTNRDYVGTVKFYLQVMDHIKSKKIPSA
- the LOC119549566 gene encoding uncharacterized protein LOC119549566 — its product is MRSAVLVFLGICLAWQMLEAQLTYKFTKIECLVNKTRVSDVTCHVKPINWNMGVINVDAFLIIPLLTPVFRVQFFKKDYNNQYKPFLVDVTINMCEVIEKRNYIPYGVIAWKLLKRFTNVNHSCPFTGQVTCRDGYLDTSLIPPLPHGFYQLTLTVMDLNSTDMHYVATVKYFLQAMDRIKSRKVPRA